One genomic window of Coregonus clupeaformis isolate EN_2021a chromosome 12, ASM2061545v1, whole genome shotgun sequence includes the following:
- the LOC123492105 gene encoding transmembrane protein 74B-like encodes MESLNAVELHELGDGEKRAAYEAATTPRQGPRTAARAGIENTSYQEEEHEMRFSGPASSSVHRSISNDRGYQTQPQPFQRDELSLRSEEGHVTDFNDHSVDYGFIFALLFLVSGIVLVIIAYTIPREAKVNPDLVSARQMEKLEMYYAQLGSHLDKCIIAGLGLLTLGGMLLSILLIVSICKGELYGQRTFVQPTKTYGSIHLRMRQLGEGGESLVECEPSHTGTTAPATSTDGTQVSSGTQQE; translated from the coding sequence ATGGAGTCTTTGAATGCCGTAGAGCTCCATGAATTGGGGGATGGGGAAAAGCGCGCTGCCTACGAGGCCGCTACAACTCCGCGACAAGGACCTCGGACAGCGGCCAGAGCTGGAATCGAGAACACGTCATATCAGGAGGAAGAGCACGAGATGAggttcagtggcccagccagctCGAGTGTTCATCGGTCCATTTCTAATGATAGGGGCTACCAGACACAACCCCAGCCTTTCCAGCGAGATGAGCTGTCACTCCGGTCTGAGGAGGGCCATGTGACTGACTTCAATGACCATTCTGTCGACTATGGGTTCATATTTGCCCTGTTGTTCTTGGTGAGTGGAATAGTACTGGTGATCATTGCCTACACCATCCCCCGAGAGGCTAAGGTCAACCCGGACCTGGTGTCAGCTCGTCAGATGGAGAAACTGGAGATGTACTATGCACAACTGGGCTCACACCTCGACAAGTGTATCATAGCAGGCCTGGGACTGTTGACTCTAGGCGGGATGCTCTTGTCCATCTTGCTAATCGTGTCCATATGCAAAGGTGAGCTGTACGGCCAGAGGACTTTTGTCCAACCCACGAAGACATATGGGTCGATTCACCTGCGGATGAGACAGTTGGGCGAGGGGGGAGAATCTCTGGTTGAATGTGAACCTAGTCACACTGGCACCACAGCTCCAGCCACAAGTACAGATGGAACACAGGTGTCTAGTGGGACCCAACAGGAGTAG